A window of the Miscanthus floridulus cultivar M001 chromosome 14, ASM1932011v1, whole genome shotgun sequence genome harbors these coding sequences:
- the LOC136505977 gene encoding uncharacterized protein, whose amino-acid sequence MAAGGLLGGAFWATRALEVVKRNDSPGLLWKRIKLTTTRKNNAKKRLKRLWQNEAVIRACGESESKSASNTASTAEKQQ is encoded by the exons ATGGCGGCCGGGGGCCTGCTGGGGGGCGCTTTTTGGGCGACGCGGGCGCTGGAGGTGGTCAAGCGGAACGATTCCCCGGGCTTGCTGTGGAAGCGCATCAAGCTTACCACCACCCGCAAGAACAACGCCAAGAAGCGCCTCAAGCGGCTCTGGCAG AATGAGGCAGTTATAAGGGCTTGTGGTGAATCAGAATCCAAGTCAGCGTCAAACACGGCTTCCACGGCTGAGAAACAACAGTAG